The proteins below are encoded in one region of Vespa velutina chromosome 11, iVesVel2.1, whole genome shotgun sequence:
- the LOC124953063 gene encoding partitioning defective protein 6 — protein sequence MSKSKIQHQVDNGIVAVKSKFDADIIRFSVRRNEPISYEDFRKLLAERHDIGPELNFLIWYTDPTDGDLLPINNDNNLARALLAAKPLLRIFIQRKGDGLEDINGYGTMKPKNLISSILGGTPGKPKSLAISNPHDFRQVSAIIDVDILPETCRRVRLLKHGSDKPLGFYIKDGESFRILPPSAGGGIEKVPGVFISRLVPGGLAESTGLLAVNDEVLEVNGIEVAGKTLDQVTDMMIANSSNLIITVKPANQRAALAAPRRGSFSRNSQLSSGSHQSTQSAATGSDEDADEILDLTGVTLHDEAATSVSQHHHFHQHHHHQNHFNHDQGVLHL from the exons ATGTCAAAGAGCAAAATTCAACATCAAGTTGACAATGGTATTGTAGCTGTTAAGAGTAAG tTTGATGCTGACATTATAAGATTCTCAGTTCGAAGAAATGAGCCTATCAGTTATGAAGATTTTAGAAAGCTATTAGCAGAACGTCATGATATTGGTCCTGAATTAAACTTTCTTATTTGGTATACGGATCCAACAGATGGAGATTTACTGCCTATTAACAATGACAACAATTTGGCGAGAGCATTACTTGCTGCAAAGCCACTTCTTAGAATATTCATACAAAGGAAAG gtGATGGATTGGAAGATATAAATGGATATGGTACAATGAAaccaaaaaatttaatttcaagtaTACTTGGTGGTACTCCTGGCAAACCAAAGTCTTTGGCAATATCAAATCCACATGATTTTCGGCag GTATCTGCGATCATTGATGTGGATATATTACCTGAAACTTGTCGCCGTGTTCGACTTTTAAAACATGGGTCAGATAAACCATTAGGTTTCTATATTAAAGATGGTGAAAGTTTTCGAATATTGCCACCATCAGCTGGAGGTGGAATTGAAAAAGTACCAGGAGTCTTTATTAGTAGATTAGTACCAGGTGGTTTAGCAGAAAGCACTGGTCTGTTAGCAGTAAATGATGAAGTATTAGAAGTTAATGGAATAGAAGTTGCTGGAAAGACTCTTGATCAG GTCACTGATATGATGATAGCAAATTCTTCAAACCTCATAATAACAGTTAAACCTGCCAACCAACGAGCCGCTCTTGCAGCACCACGGCGTGGTTCCTTTTCACGTAATAGCCAATTATCATCAGGAAGTCATCAATCAACGCAAAGTGCAGCTACAGGTAGTGATGAAGATGCAGATGAAATTTTAGATTTAACAGGTGTCACACTTCATGATGAGGCAGCAACATCTGTATCTCAACATCATCATTttcatcaacatcatcatcatcaaaatcattttaatcacGACCAGGGGGTTTTGCATCTGTAG
- the LOC124953062 gene encoding protein tramtrack, alpha isoform-like isoform X4, which yields MGSSQQFSLRWNNYLKHITCAFDTLRTDEDLVDVTLSCEGKRIRAHKMLLSACSTYFRDLFKENPCQHPVIIFRNVKFDDLAALVDFMYQGEVNVVQEQLASFLTTAELLAVQGLTDGTGKDNDGLVEDDLEIPNEPEIQLQNSSIKSTIDAKRSKSPSSPMPYHAVELQTETPPTKRRKCRDNTNTNADKTVSNALSGKDSENKISDNQTIPGSDPVEIIPLMPNLKLEMPEYLEQDGSSCSYEEQSIGDSSLNKIGIEDTPSNTPDHDQKPDITQTFYTSSQSVSDSLDSKHQSADVGHLLSKPSTSGERLAQEAVQVLVPVNMARITEERVIEKNSDTENLRKYPQDRVIVGRGNKNFGTNIFRLTGRHFLSVYVSNTAKSKSARRKCVVCAKNKKRSESRYECKKCDVGLCIDKCFELYHTKEEY from the exons ATGGGTTCCAGTCAACAATTTTCTCTTAGatggaataattatttaaaacatattaCATGTGCTTTTGATACGTTAAGAACGGATGAAGATCTCGTTGATGTTACATTAAGCTGTGAAGGCAAGCGGATCAGAGCACACAAAATGCTCTTATCAGCATGTAGCACATATTTCAGAGATCTTTTTAAG GAAAACCCATGTCAACATCCAGTTATAATATTCCGTAATGTAAAATTTGATGACTTAGCAGCCTTGGTTGATTTTATGTATCAAGGTGAAGTTAACGTCGTTCAAGAACAACTTGCTAGCTTCTTAACAACAGCAGAGTTGTTGGCAGTTCAAGGCCTCACTGATGGTACAGGGAAGGATAACGATGGTTTAGTTGAG GATGATTTAGAAATTCCCAATGAACCAGAAATACAATTACAGAATTCTTCTATAAAATCTACAATTGATGCCAAAAGAAGTAAGTCACCTTCTTCACCCATGCCATATCATGCAGTTGAGTTGCAAACTGAAACTCCACCTACAAAAAGACGAAAATGTCGTGATAACACGAATACGAATGCGGATAAAACAGTCAGCAATGCATTATCTGGAAAAGACTCAGAAAATAAGATATCAGATAATCAAACAATACCTGGTTCAGATCCTGTTGAAATAATTCCTTTGATGCCAAATCTAAAGCTAGAAATGCCTGAATATTTGGAACAAGATGGTAGTAGTTGCAGTTATGAAGAACAAAGTATAGGAGATAGTTCATTGAACAAAATTGGAATAGAAGATACACCATCTAACACACCTGATCATGATCAGAAACCAGACATTACTCAAACTTTTTATACGAGTAGTCAATCTGTTTCTGATAGTTTGGATAGTAAACATCAGTCAGCAGATGTTG GACATCTATTGTCAAAACCCAGTACTTCCGGAGAAAGGCTAGCACAGGAAGCAGTACAGG TTCTTGTACCTGTGAATATGGCTCGAATAACTGAAGAACgtgtaattgaaaaaaacagTGATACAGAAAATTTAAGGAAATACCCACAGGATAGGGTAATAGTAGgcagaggaaataaaaatttcggaACCAATATATTTAGATTAACAGGAagacattttctttctgtatatGTTAGCAATACAGCAAAATCAAAGAGTGCAAGACGAAAATGTGTTGTGTGTgcaaagaacaagaaaagatcGGAATCACGGTATGAGTGCAAAAAATGCGATGTAGGCCTTTGTATTGATAAATGCTTTGAATTATATCATACAAAAGAAGAATactaa
- the LOC124953021 gene encoding hyaluronan mediated motility receptor-like isoform X1: MLKKKDENLTTLRGGLKILQEHFMKLNEQRNNEMDDMRKKLYTNTRIMERLKIELNKKYDVSFLQSQEIEKLRSHVKDTAILLAERDSLMEKLKETEHLSKEAENCRFALDQLREVLREKDELQKQNLEQKCILSDQEDEIKRLLILIQQTSSTHNDQENRMTNILEELQTEIIEKDNTISKYEEQLHCMEQEINNFTIKLKNSLNNLEEFKIAYEDSRVKCEHDTCERTKRTLCTVMEELQRSKLEHKESLQHIKNVKKYSEESICSSHLNYHFISSNSNSEGILLTIQINCFKTLKNRNKNVSFILILVDESNIMMFKKTQTSQKDLFANMQLNCAETETINNAIMYEYIDFENHSNKDTSEPDSWNSAKTEVSILTTNNNVNIENTIVEEVSRSLIKMQSLMEQLQIYTENERPSLIKQIHSLYKYLMENNSVIVWSPDKDIKRQQIYELYNKYKQNYEKHKPFIISSNKELQKTLINEELLNLHDEYIDKIFTIQFKRSIIKMNELSTALQGKIYLLEENNI, translated from the exons ATgttaaagaagaaggatgaaaaTTTGACTACTTTACGAGGAGGActtaaa aTTTTACAAGAACATTTTATGAAGTTAAATGAacagagaaataatgaaatggacgatatgagaaagaaa tTATACACAAATACACGTATAATGGAACGATTGAAAATAGAgctaaataaaaagtatgatgtttcttttttacaatcacaagaaattgaaaaattacgaTCACATGTTAAAGATACTGCCATTTTACTTGCTGAAAGAGATTCACTTATg gaaaaactaaaagaaacgGAACATCTTTCAAAAGAAGCAGAAAATTGTCGATTTGCTCTTGATCAATTAAGAGAAGTTTTACGTGAAAAAGATGAATTACAAAAGCAAAATCTTGAACAAAAATGTATACTTAGTGATCAAGAGGATGAAATAAAGCGTCTACTGATATTAATACAGCAAACGTCGAGTACTCATAATGATCAGGAG aATAGAATGACCAATATATTAGAAGAGTTACAAactgaaataatagaaaaagataatacaatttcaaaatatGAAGAACAACTTCATTGTATGGaacaagaaattaataatttcacaaTTAAGTTAAAAAATAGTTTGAATAATTTAGAAGAATTTAAAATCGCATATGAAGATAGTCGTGTAAAATGTGAACACGATACTTGTGAACGAACCAAACGTACATTATGCACCGTAATGGAGGAATTACAAAGATCTAAACTGGAACATAAAGAATCTTTACAACacataaaaaatgttaagaaaTACTCTGAAGAATCTATATGTAGTTCTCATTTGAATTATCACTTTATTTCATCTAATTCAAATTCAGAAggtatattattaacaatacaaataaattgcttcaaaacattaaaaaatagaaataaaaatgtatcttttattttgattttagtTGATGAATCAAATATAATGATGTTCAAAAAAACACAGACATCACAAAAAGATCTATTTGCAAATATGCAACTTAATTGTGCAGAAACTGAAACTATTAATAATGCGATAATGTATGAATacattgattttgaaaatcattCGAATAAAGATACTTCTGAACCAGACTCATGGAATTCAGCAAAA acTGAAGTATCAATATTAACTaccaataataatgtaaatattgaaaatactaTAGTCGAAGAAGTATCAAGATCACTTATAAAAATGCAATCTCTTATGGAGCAATTACAGATATATACTGAAAATGAACGGCCatctttaattaaacaaattcatagcctttataaatatttaatggaaaataacTCAGTAATCGTGTGGTCACCag ATAAGGATATTAAAAGGCAacaaatttatgaattatataataaatacaaacaaaattatgaaaaacataaaccatttataatatcttcaAATAAAGAGTTGCAAAAAACTTTAATTAATGAGGAATTGTTAAATCTACATGATGAGtacattgataaaatttttacaattcaatttaaacgttccattataaaaatgaatgagtTATCTACAGCTCTTCAAGGTAAAATATACTTacttgaagaaaataatatttga
- the LOC124953062 gene encoding zinc finger and BTB domain-containing protein 49-like isoform X3: MGSSQQFSLRWNNYLKHITCAFDTLRTDEDLVDVTLSCEGKRIRAHKMLLSACSTYFRDLFKENPCQHPVIIFRNVKFDDLAALVDFMYQGEVNVVQEQLASFLTTAELLAVQGLTDGTGKDNDGLVEDDLEIPNEPEIQLQNSSIKSTIDAKRSKSPSSPMPYHAVELQTETPPTKRRKCRDNTNTNADKTVSNALSGKDSENKISDNQTIPGSDPVEIIPLMPNLKLEMPEYLEQDGSSCSYEEQSIGDSSLNKIGIEDTPSNTPDHDQKPDITQTFYTSSQSVSDSLDSKHQSADVGHLLSKPSTSGERLAQEAVQDRAGVTKGGTDVSPSCKHHRINTDLVVLDDDCGDVGGVGVGVGSRSTEAEFLFRCRICWKGFKHPMSLTLHKDLHAGQTKCPICQRIFSRSYDMKAHLVRIHANAKVDFRH; the protein is encoded by the exons ATGGGTTCCAGTCAACAATTTTCTCTTAGatggaataattatttaaaacatattaCATGTGCTTTTGATACGTTAAGAACGGATGAAGATCTCGTTGATGTTACATTAAGCTGTGAAGGCAAGCGGATCAGAGCACACAAAATGCTCTTATCAGCATGTAGCACATATTTCAGAGATCTTTTTAAG GAAAACCCATGTCAACATCCAGTTATAATATTCCGTAATGTAAAATTTGATGACTTAGCAGCCTTGGTTGATTTTATGTATCAAGGTGAAGTTAACGTCGTTCAAGAACAACTTGCTAGCTTCTTAACAACAGCAGAGTTGTTGGCAGTTCAAGGCCTCACTGATGGTACAGGGAAGGATAACGATGGTTTAGTTGAG GATGATTTAGAAATTCCCAATGAACCAGAAATACAATTACAGAATTCTTCTATAAAATCTACAATTGATGCCAAAAGAAGTAAGTCACCTTCTTCACCCATGCCATATCATGCAGTTGAGTTGCAAACTGAAACTCCACCTACAAAAAGACGAAAATGTCGTGATAACACGAATACGAATGCGGATAAAACAGTCAGCAATGCATTATCTGGAAAAGACTCAGAAAATAAGATATCAGATAATCAAACAATACCTGGTTCAGATCCTGTTGAAATAATTCCTTTGATGCCAAATCTAAAGCTAGAAATGCCTGAATATTTGGAACAAGATGGTAGTAGTTGCAGTTATGAAGAACAAAGTATAGGAGATAGTTCATTGAACAAAATTGGAATAGAAGATACACCATCTAACACACCTGATCATGATCAGAAACCAGACATTACTCAAACTTTTTATACGAGTAGTCAATCTGTTTCTGATAGTTTGGATAGTAAACATCAGTCAGCAGATGTTG GACATCTATTGTCAAAACCCAGTACTTCCGGAGAAAGGCTAGCACAGGAAGCAGTACAGG acCGAGCAGGAGTTACCAAAGGTGGCACAGATGTTAGCCCAAGCTGCAAGCACCACCGTATAAACACAGACCTCGTCGTCTTGGACGATGACTGTGGTGATGttggtggtgttggtgttgGTGTTGGTAGTCGTTCAACGGAAGCAGAATTCTTATTTCGCTGTAGAATTTGTTGGAAAGGTTTCAAACATCCGATGTCATTAACACTTCACAAGGACTTACACGCTGGTCAAACAAAATGTCCGATTTGTCAACGTATTTTCAGTCGTAGTTATGATATGAAAGCTCATTTGGTGCGAATTCACGCGAACGCTAAAGTAGACTTTCGACattga
- the LOC124953024 gene encoding uncharacterized protein LOC124953024 isoform X2: MWIKILKSLSIKELTNVHTRIYSLMNKLDLNNDHINQKTILNVIDKEDICETEKLVNISDNDKKKDPSMETQHKPIKLQEEKTQILETHNLKLKDYNSSKILLNLQKHPLNNMDKNEIKEKNIFHNIAWEKTMFFDPTSHKKKYNYNLNPRLQDNNKKYANRDTTSISTRSTKKNTIDWQRKNFIYQCSVHHKKSNIC; the protein is encoded by the exons ATGTggataaagattttaaag TCATTAAGTATTAAAGAATTAACAAATGTACACACTCGAATATACTCATTGATGAATAAATTGGACCTAAATAATGATCACATCAATCAAAAAACAATACTAAATGTTATtgataaagaagatatatgCGAAACAGAAAAATTAGTGAATATATCcgacaacgataaaaaaa AAGATCCATCAATGGAAACGCAACATAAACCGATAAAactacaagaagaaaaaacacaaaTTCTAGAAACGCATAATTTAAAgctaaaagattataattctTCTAAGATATTACTTAATCTACAAAAACATCCCTTAAATAATatggataaaaatgaaattaaagaaaaaaatatctttcataataTTGCTTGGGAAAAAACTATGTTCTTTGACCCAACTtctcataaaaagaaatacaattatAACTTAAATCCAAG gttgcaagataataataaaaaatatgcaaatagAGATACAACATCGATATCTACCagatcaacaaaaaaaaatact ATTGATTGGCAAAGAAAAAACTTCATTTATCAATGTAGTGTACatcataaaaaaagtaatatttgttga
- the LOC124953021 gene encoding golgin IMH1-like isoform X2 codes for MLKKKDENLTTLRGGLKILQEHFMKLNEQRNNEMDDMRKKLYTNTRIMERLKIELNKKYDVSFLQSQEIEKLRSHVKDTAILLAERDSLMEKLKETEHLSKEAENCRFALDQLREVLREKDELQKQNLEQKCILSDQEDEIKRLLILIQQTSSTHNDQENRMTNILEELQTEIIEKDNTISKYEEQLHCMEQEINNFTIKLKNSLNNLEEFKIAYEDSRVKCEHDTCERTKRTLCTVMEELQRSKLEHKESLQHIKNVKKYSEESICSSHLNYHFISSNSNSEVDESNIMMFKKTQTSQKDLFANMQLNCAETETINNAIMYEYIDFENHSNKDTSEPDSWNSAKTEVSILTTNNNVNIENTIVEEVSRSLIKMQSLMEQLQIYTENERPSLIKQIHSLYKYLMENNSVIVWSPDKDIKRQQIYELYNKYKQNYEKHKPFIISSNKELQKTLINEELLNLHDEYIDKIFTIQFKRSIIKMNELSTALQGKIYLLEENNI; via the exons ATgttaaagaagaaggatgaaaaTTTGACTACTTTACGAGGAGGActtaaa aTTTTACAAGAACATTTTATGAAGTTAAATGAacagagaaataatgaaatggacgatatgagaaagaaa tTATACACAAATACACGTATAATGGAACGATTGAAAATAGAgctaaataaaaagtatgatgtttcttttttacaatcacaagaaattgaaaaattacgaTCACATGTTAAAGATACTGCCATTTTACTTGCTGAAAGAGATTCACTTATg gaaaaactaaaagaaacgGAACATCTTTCAAAAGAAGCAGAAAATTGTCGATTTGCTCTTGATCAATTAAGAGAAGTTTTACGTGAAAAAGATGAATTACAAAAGCAAAATCTTGAACAAAAATGTATACTTAGTGATCAAGAGGATGAAATAAAGCGTCTACTGATATTAATACAGCAAACGTCGAGTACTCATAATGATCAGGAG aATAGAATGACCAATATATTAGAAGAGTTACAAactgaaataatagaaaaagataatacaatttcaaaatatGAAGAACAACTTCATTGTATGGaacaagaaattaataatttcacaaTTAAGTTAAAAAATAGTTTGAATAATTTAGAAGAATTTAAAATCGCATATGAAGATAGTCGTGTAAAATGTGAACACGATACTTGTGAACGAACCAAACGTACATTATGCACCGTAATGGAGGAATTACAAAGATCTAAACTGGAACATAAAGAATCTTTACAACacataaaaaatgttaagaaaTACTCTGAAGAATCTATATGTAGTTCTCATTTGAATTATCACTTTATTTCATCTAATTCAAATTCAGAAg tTGATGAATCAAATATAATGATGTTCAAAAAAACACAGACATCACAAAAAGATCTATTTGCAAATATGCAACTTAATTGTGCAGAAACTGAAACTATTAATAATGCGATAATGTATGAATacattgattttgaaaatcattCGAATAAAGATACTTCTGAACCAGACTCATGGAATTCAGCAAAA acTGAAGTATCAATATTAACTaccaataataatgtaaatattgaaaatactaTAGTCGAAGAAGTATCAAGATCACTTATAAAAATGCAATCTCTTATGGAGCAATTACAGATATATACTGAAAATGAACGGCCatctttaattaaacaaattcatagcctttataaatatttaatggaaaataacTCAGTAATCGTGTGGTCACCag ATAAGGATATTAAAAGGCAacaaatttatgaattatataataaatacaaacaaaattatgaaaaacataaaccatttataatatcttcaAATAAAGAGTTGCAAAAAACTTTAATTAATGAGGAATTGTTAAATCTACATGATGAGtacattgataaaatttttacaattcaatttaaacgttccattataaaaatgaatgagtTATCTACAGCTCTTCAAGGTAAAATATACTTacttgaagaaaataatatttga
- the LOC124953024 gene encoding uncharacterized protein LOC124953024 isoform X3, which produces MWIKILKSLSIKELTNVHTRIYSLMNKLDLNNDHINQKTILNVIDKEDICETEKLVNISDNDKKNPSMETQHKPIKLQEEKTQILETHNLKLKDYNSSKILLNLQKHPLNNMDKNEIKEKNIFHNIAWEKTMFFDPTSHKKKYNYNLNPRLQDNNKKYANRDTTSISTRSTKKNTIDWQRKNFIYQCSVHHKKSNIC; this is translated from the exons ATGTggataaagattttaaag TCATTAAGTATTAAAGAATTAACAAATGTACACACTCGAATATACTCATTGATGAATAAATTGGACCTAAATAATGATCACATCAATCAAAAAACAATACTAAATGTTATtgataaagaagatatatgCGAAACAGAAAAATTAGTGAATATATCcgacaacgataaaaaaa ATCCATCAATGGAAACGCAACATAAACCGATAAAactacaagaagaaaaaacacaaaTTCTAGAAACGCATAATTTAAAgctaaaagattataattctTCTAAGATATTACTTAATCTACAAAAACATCCCTTAAATAATatggataaaaatgaaattaaagaaaaaaatatctttcataataTTGCTTGGGAAAAAACTATGTTCTTTGACCCAACTtctcataaaaagaaatacaattatAACTTAAATCCAAG gttgcaagataataataaaaaatatgcaaatagAGATACAACATCGATATCTACCagatcaacaaaaaaaaatact ATTGATTGGCAAAGAAAAAACTTCATTTATCAATGTAGTGTACatcataaaaaaagtaatatttgttga
- the LOC124953024 gene encoding uncharacterized protein LOC124953024 isoform X1, which translates to MKMLDILHDDVSIVENNIIKLETKFSKYKLELLNYENINRENELRLAAFTKENQVIRKHIEILKEKLSVNLTQEIIIDDELKHKLHNLPNELYNKIMNLKKKVNIYDDEHTHIKSDLQQNVDKDFKERENTIEDLYKIQNLIHEVEKKDFEIENFKNRVNDLSQENSDLYKKLKFHKEDYEDKLTILKKKYDSSISALHKKHKENIEHLKMNFEEINGEKIIFDSESWLQV; encoded by the exons atgaaGATGTTAGACATTCTCCACGATGATGTTTCGATagtcgaaaataatataataaaattagaaaccaaattttcgaaatataaattagaacTATTAaactatgaaaatattaatagagaAAATGAACTGAGATTAGCTgcttttacaaaagaaaatcaagtTATACGAAaacatattgaaattttaaaagaaaaattatcagtGAATTTGAcacaagaaattattattgatgacGAACTGAAACACAAATTGCACAATCTACCAAATGAATTATACAACAAAATTatgaatcttaaaaaaaaagtaaatatatatgatgatgaacatacacatataaaatcTGATTTACAACAAAATGTggataaagattttaaag agagagaaaatacaatagaggatctttataaaatacaGAATTTAATTCatgaagttgaaaaaaaagactttgaaatagaaaattttaagaacCGTGTAAACGATTTATCTCAAGAAAATAGTGATCTTTATAAAAAACTTAAG tttcataaagaagattatgaagataaattaacaatattaaaaaagaaatacgatagCAGTATAAGTGCACTTCATaagaaacataaagaaaatatagaacatttaaaaatgaattttgaagaaattaatggcgaaaaaattatttttgattctgAGAGTTGGTTACAAGTATAA
- the LOC124953062 gene encoding protein bric-a-brac 2-like isoform X6 gives MGSSQQFSLRWNNYLKHITCAFDTLRTDEDLVDVTLSCEGKRIRAHKMLLSACSTYFRDLFKENPCQHPVIIFRNVKFDDLAALVDFMYQGEVNVVQEQLASFLTTAELLAVQGLTDGTGKDNDGLVEDDLEIPNEPEIQLQNSSIKSTIDAKRSKSPSSPMPYHAVELQTETPPTKRRKCRDNTNTNADKTVSNALSGKDSENKISDNQTIPGSDPVEIIPLMPNLKLEMPEYLEQDGSSCSYEEQSIGDSSLNKIGIEDTPSNTPDHDQKPDITQTFYTSSQSVSDSLDSKHQSADVGHLLSKPSTSGERLAQEAVQEPKHEAPPYGNQQQAILVCQEGVRRRSKPLHDESGRWVCDVCGRTYNRGDSLAHHRSIHRGDTICPICQAVFTRKYTMRCHMVNVHGVK, from the exons ATGGGTTCCAGTCAACAATTTTCTCTTAGatggaataattatttaaaacatattaCATGTGCTTTTGATACGTTAAGAACGGATGAAGATCTCGTTGATGTTACATTAAGCTGTGAAGGCAAGCGGATCAGAGCACACAAAATGCTCTTATCAGCATGTAGCACATATTTCAGAGATCTTTTTAAG GAAAACCCATGTCAACATCCAGTTATAATATTCCGTAATGTAAAATTTGATGACTTAGCAGCCTTGGTTGATTTTATGTATCAAGGTGAAGTTAACGTCGTTCAAGAACAACTTGCTAGCTTCTTAACAACAGCAGAGTTGTTGGCAGTTCAAGGCCTCACTGATGGTACAGGGAAGGATAACGATGGTTTAGTTGAG GATGATTTAGAAATTCCCAATGAACCAGAAATACAATTACAGAATTCTTCTATAAAATCTACAATTGATGCCAAAAGAAGTAAGTCACCTTCTTCACCCATGCCATATCATGCAGTTGAGTTGCAAACTGAAACTCCACCTACAAAAAGACGAAAATGTCGTGATAACACGAATACGAATGCGGATAAAACAGTCAGCAATGCATTATCTGGAAAAGACTCAGAAAATAAGATATCAGATAATCAAACAATACCTGGTTCAGATCCTGTTGAAATAATTCCTTTGATGCCAAATCTAAAGCTAGAAATGCCTGAATATTTGGAACAAGATGGTAGTAGTTGCAGTTATGAAGAACAAAGTATAGGAGATAGTTCATTGAACAAAATTGGAATAGAAGATACACCATCTAACACACCTGATCATGATCAGAAACCAGACATTACTCAAACTTTTTATACGAGTAGTCAATCTGTTTCTGATAGTTTGGATAGTAAACATCAGTCAGCAGATGTTG GACATCTATTGTCAAAACCCAGTACTTCCGGAGAAAGGCTAGCACAGGAAGCAGTACAGG AACCAAAGCACGAAGCGCCTCCTTATGGGAATCAGCAACAAGCGATCCTCGTTTGTCAGGAGGGTGTCAGGAGGCGTTCAAAGCCTCTACATGACGAAAGCGGTCGTTGGGTGTGCGATGTCTGCGGCCGTACCTACAATCGTGGAGACTCTCTTGCGCATCATCGGAGTATACATAGGGGTGACACCATCTGTCCTATCTGTCAGGCTGTCTTCACGAGGAAGTATACGATGCGCTGCCATATGGTGAATGTACACGGAGTGAAGTAA